A window of Rhinatrema bivittatum chromosome 2, aRhiBiv1.1, whole genome shotgun sequence contains these coding sequences:
- the LOC115085861 gene encoding oocyte zinc finger protein XlCOF6-like isoform X4: MGREGIDPEILLRIKQEEDPDVLHPHEPGARAVSFSFAGCEIISPDILPSMKREEERHVQCPQEPGEREIAHSLSADNEVKQEENRKENQEQPMGLELKSRQSREVRENLSQRTEGGERSQSQQESEKKQRDPAGESRDGVTACERSDRELTDIPEQQRDLRAERPFQSNNSDQMTSGLHQREEKDKKYFLWGSNGINYDRKSQRTHTGHRPFPCCQGGKYFKQKLILKLHQRIHTKRKTFTCIECKECFSCKESLVIHLRKHTGKRPFNCPEQWDSNSSRISLIKNEKKQIEERRYLCSVNRDNIIQKQDLVINKNMQREKLFICTACDKSFVYLSLLKRHEMIHMGDKPFTCTECDKIFNQKSQLKIHQRTHTGEKPFKCTECEKSFHRLSCLKQHQKTHTGEKPFTCTECEKSFGILSHLKRHKQTHTGEKPFTCTECDKRFARLSNLKLHQMTHTGEKPFPCTECDKTFARRSNLKLHQRTHTGEKPFTCTKCDKRFDHQSKLKYHQRTHTGEKLFTCTECNKSFSQKSDIKIHQRTHTEQKLFACTECDRTFSKKSTMKSHQRTHIGEKPIICTVCEKRFSQKSKFKIHQRIHTGYKPITCSECNKSFTQFSYLKIHQRIHTGEKPFRCTDCDKSFIRLSHLKSHQKIHTGEKLFTCSKCDKHFTCLSQLEIHHRTHTGEKPFTCSECNKSFARFSYLKTHQRTHTGEKLVPCTECDKWFTCFSQLKVHYRTHTGEKPFKCPECDKCFTRIFYLKIHLRIHTGEKPFTCNKCDRRFIQFSYLKSHQRTHMKKTPFPCTEGNKSLGLQT; this comes from the coding sequence CAGATAATGAGGTCAAACAGGAAGAGAACAGGAAGGAGAATCAAGAACAGCCAATGGGACTGGAACTTAAATCAAGACAGTCAAGAGAGGTCCGTGAGAATCTTTCCCAGAGAACTGAGGGGGGAGAAAGAAGCCAAAGTCAGCAGGAATCCGAGAAGAAGCAGCGAGACCCTGCAGGAGAGTCAAGGGATGGAGTCACTGCGTGTGAGAGAAGTGACAGGGAGCTCACAGACATCCCTGAGCAGCAGAGAGAcctgagagcagagagacccttccAGAGTAATAACAGTGACCAAATGACTTCTGGCCTCCACCAAAGGGAGGAGAAAGATAAGAAATACTTTCTATGGGGCAGCAATGGAATAAACTATGATAGGAAATCTCAGAGAACACACACAGGGCATAGACCTTTTCCATGCTGTCAGGGtggaaaatatttcaaacagaagTTAATCCTGAaattacaccagagaatccacacgaAAAGGAAAACTTTTACATGTATTGAATGTAAGGAATGTTTCTCTTGTAAAGAATCCTTAGTAATACACCTGAGAAAGCACACAGGTAAGAGACCCTTTAATTGTCCTGAACAGTGGGATTCTAACAGTAGCAGGATCTCCTTAatcaaaaatgagaaaaagcaaATAGAAGAGAGAAGATATTTATGTTCAGTAAACAGGGATAATATCATTCAAAAACAAGATCTAGTAATAAACAAAAACATGCAAAGAGAGAAACTATTTATATGTACAGCATGTGACAAAAGTTTTGTCTACCTATCATTGCTTAAAAGGCATGAAATGATTCATATGGGAGATAAACCTTTTACTtgtactgaatgtgataaaatATTCAATCAGAAATCACAGCTAAAAATTCACCAAAGGACACACACCggggagaaaccatttaaatgtactgaatgtgagaaaagctttCATAGACTTTCATGTCTGAAACAGCATCAAAAGACTCACACGGgtgaaaaaccatttacatgtacagaGTGTGAGAAAAGCTTTGGTATACTTTCACATCTGAAAAGGCATAAACAAACgcacacaggagaaaaaccatttacatgtactgagtgtgataaacgCTTTGCTAGACTTTCAAATCTGAAACTCCATCAAATGACCCACACGGGTGAGAAGCCATTtccatgtactgagtgtgataaaaccTTTGCAAGACGTTCAAATCTGAAACTGCATCAGAGGacccacactggtgagaaaccattcaCATGTACTAAGTGTGACAAAAGGTTTGATCACCAGTCAAAACTAAAATACCACCAAAGGacacacacaggagagaaactatttacatgtactgagtgcaATAAGAGCTTCAGTCAGAAATCAGATATAAAAATCCACCAAAGGACTCACACAGAACAGAAATTATTTGCATGTACAGAGTGTGATAGAACATTCAGTAAAAAATCAACAATGAAAAGCCACCAAAGGACACACATAGGGGAGAAACCAATTATATGTACCGTGTGTGAGAAAAGATTCAGCCAGAAATCAAAGTTTAAAATCCATCAACGGATCCATACAGGTTATAAACCAAttacatgtagtgaatgtaataaaagcttcactcAGTTTTCATACCTAAAAATCCACCAAAGGATACACACGGGGGAGAAACCATTTAGATGTACTGACTGCGATAAAAGTTTCATTCGGCTTTCACACCTAAAAAGCCACCAAAAGATCCACACTGGTGAGAAGCTGTTTACATGTAGTAAGTGTGATAAACACTTCACTTGCCTTTCACAGCTAGAAATCCACCATAGAACCCACACAggggagaaaccatttacatgtagtgaatgtaataaaagctttgcCCGGTTTTCATACCTAAAAACCCACCAAAGGactcacacaggagagaaactagttccatgtactgagtgtgataaatgGTTCACCTGTTTTTCGCAACTAAAAGTCCACTATCGGACCCACACAGgcgagaaaccatttaaatgtccCGAGTGTGATAAATGCTTCACACGGATTTTTTACCTTAAAATCCACCTACGGATTCACAcgggtgagaaaccatttacatgtaataAGTGTGATAGACGTTTCATTCAGTTTTCATACCTAAAAAGCCACCAAAGGACGCACATGAAAAAGACACCATTTCCATGCACTGAAGGTAATAAATCACTTGGTTTGCAAACCTAA